The Flavobacterium johnsoniae UW101 genomic interval AGTGGTCCAAAAGCGGCGTATTTTGATATTCTTTGTTTGGAAAAGAAGTAATATCGTTTACCAAACCCGACTGTGATCTTAAAGCAACACTGGTCCAGTTTCCTTCGTAACGATGGGTATTAAAATGCGGCGTCCACAATTCGCTCTCACATAAGGCGAGTTCTTGCTGTAATTTATCTATTGAAAAAGTAATCGGAAGCTGGCTTGACGAAGGATTCATATACTCTAAAGATTAAATTTGATATTGTGGCTTTTGTCTTGTAAATATATAATTTATAAGAATTTAAAAGCCGAATACATCAGCAAAATTTTACAAATTATAAATTTGATTTTTTTATGCAGATTACGAAATAGCAGAAACTATAAATTCGTAAAGTTTATGAGTAGACAGCATCACCGATTCAGAATCAGTTTTAAGAATTAAATCGGCTTTTTGCGGGATTTCAAAAACATCACTTATGCCGGTAAAGTTTTTAATCTTTTCTTGATTTCCGTCTGGTAATAATGCTTTTCTGTACAATCCTTTTGGATCTCTTTCAATTAAATTATCGACTGAACAATCTAAAAATACAGTTCTTACAAACTCATGATTTCGCAATTCGTTTCGAATATCTTCATACGGATTTATGACAGACATGAGAACAATGGTATTTTCTTCAACAAAATTTCGTCCCACATTAAAAAGACGTCTCACATTTTCACATCTGTCTTCTTTAGAAAACCCTAAATCTTTACAGATTGTTTTTCGGTAAACATCACCATCAATGATTTCGACTTTATAATTATTTTCAATTAATAAATGCCGAACATTTTCTGCCAATGTCGTTTTTCCCGAACCCGATAATCCTGTAAATTGTATTAAAAGCATTTAGAAATTTCTTTTCTTAATTGAGACGTTAAAACTAGATAATTTGCAATGCCCAAACAATAAGTAGAATTACGGTTTATGATGTCTGAAATTATTAAAAAAAGAACGCTGTAAAGATGTCTTACATTTTCGAAATTGTTATTTTTATCTTTTAATAAATTTCAAAATGAAAAAGAAACTTGTGGTTTTAACCGGAGCCGGAATTAGTGCCGAAAGCGGTATTAAAACATTCCGCGACAGCGATGGTTTATGGGAAGGACATGACGTTATGGAAGTAGCAACTCCAGAAGGATGGCAAAAAAATCAGGATCTGGTTTTGGACTTTTACAATAAAAGACGTCAGCAGTTAAAAGAAGTACAGCCCAACTTAGGCCACCAGATTCTGGCTGAATTAGAAAAAGATTTTGATGTTTATATTATCACCCAAAATGTCGACGATTTGCACGAACGTGCCGGAAGCACAAAAGTACTGCACTTACATGGAGAATTATTAAAAGTAAGAAGCACCCGAAATCCTGATCTGATTTTAGACTGGCAGGATGATTTGTTTACAGGTGATTTTGATGAAAACGGACATCAATTACGTCCGCATATTGTTTGGTTTGGAGAAATGGTTCCTGCTTTAGAAGAAGCCATCCCAATTGTAGAAAATGCTGATTATTTTGCCGTTATTGGAACTTCGCTTCAGGTTTATCCAGCTGCAGGTTTAATTTCGTACACATACAGTATTACTCCGGTTTTTTATATTGACCCCAAACCTATTTCTATCCCAAATATTCAAAACAAAGTTGAAGTTATCGCTAAAACTGCTACAGAAGGTGTTGCAGAAATGAGAACAAAATTGTTTGAGTTAGAAAATCTGTCATGAATGTAGAATCTCTATTACAGCAATTAGGTCAGTTACATTTCCTGGCTCAGTTTCTTATTTTTTCTCTCGAAAATATAAGTTTGTTATTGATTGCTGTTTTAATTGGAAAACTAATTGAACCTAAAAATACTGTTTTAAGCCGCCAAGATCAAAAATGGGTTATATCTACTCTCATTTGCAACATATTAATTACAGTTCTGGGTTTTGAATTGTATCAATTAGAAATAATTAAAATTGATTTCTCTCACAATATAATTTCTATTATTCTTGACACTTTACTGCTGGTTATTTTAATGGACTTTTTTATGTTCTGCTTTCATTATCTGGCACATACTTTAAAATGGTTTCATCCAATTCACAAACTGCATCATACCCATGTCGATACCAATGTTTACAGTTTATTTGTACTTCATCCTGTAGAAACTTTCGGTTTTGGTTTTATCTGGCTCATTTTGATTTCTATTTTCCCTTTCAATTATATAAGTCTTATAATTTATTTGTTCCTGAATTTAATGTACGGCATATTTGGTCATATCGAAAAAGATCTTTTTCCAGCGTTTTGGTACAAAAGTTATTTTACAAAATGGATTTCTACGACAAAATTTCATTCCGATCATCACAAGAATCAAGCTCATAATTTTGGATTTTATTTTACTTTTTGGGATAAAATCTTCAAAACCATGATTTAAATTGAAAGTTAAGGCATAATAAAGCTTCAGTAATTTTCAGAAGTTTTAACAATCACTTATATTTGCACCTTTCGAAAAACAACATAACAATGACTACTCTAAACGAATTGAATGCTATATCGCCAATTGACGGAAGATATAGAAATAAAACTCAAAATTTAGCACCTTTCTTTTCTGAAGAAGCTTTAATAAAATACCGTGTATTAGTTGAAATTGAATATTTCATCGCTTTATGCGAAATTCCTTTACCACAGCTTTCTGGCGTAAATTCAGATTTATTCGACAGTTTGAGAAACATCTACAAAAATTTCTCTACTGAAGATGCGCTTTGGATTAAAGAAACAGAAAAAGTAACCAACCACGACGTAAAAGCGGTTGAATACTTTATTAAAGATGCTTTCGAAAAATTAGGTTTGTCTCAATACAAAGAGTTCATTCACTTCGGATTAACATCTCAGGATATTAACAATACTGCAATTCCTCTTTCTACAAAAGAAGCTTTTGAACAAGTTTATATGCCGTCTTTAGTAGCTTTAATTGCTAAACTAAAAGAATTAAGCGTTGAATGGAAAGATATTCCGATGCTTGCCCGTACACATGGACAACCGGCTTCTCCTACTCGTTTAGGAAAAGAAATTCTTGTTTTTGTAGAGCGTTTAGAAGAGCAGATGCGTTTGTTATTCAATATTCCGTTTGCTGCTAAATTTGGCGGTGCAACCGGAAACTTTAATGCACACCATGTTGCATACCCGCAGATTGACTGGAAAAAATTTGGTGATAAATTTGTTGAAACTGATTTAGGCTTACACCACTCTTTTCCAACAACTCAAATTGAGCATTACGATCATTTTGCTGCTTTTTTTGATGGTTTAAAAAGGATCAACAATATCATTATCGATTTAGACCGTGATATCTGGACGTATGTTTCAATGGATTATTTTAAACAAAAAATCAAAGCAGGAGAAATTGGTTCATCTGCAATGCCTCATAAAGTAAACCCAATTGATTTTGAAAATTCTGAAGGAAACTTAGGAATTGCTAATGCTATTTTCGAACATTTAGCGGCTAAACTTCCAATTTCAAGATTACAGCGTGATTTAACTGACAGTACAGTTTTGCGTAATGTTGGTGTACCGGTTGGACATACTATTATTGCTTTTGAAGCTACTCTTAAAGGTTTAAACAAATTACTTTTAAACGAAAGCAAGTTTGCTGAAGACTTAGAAAAAAACTGGGCAGTTGTGGCAGAAGCTATTCAAACAATCTTACGTCGTGAAGCTTATCCAAACCCATACGAAGCTCTAAAAGGTTTAACAAGAACTAATGAAGCAATTGATAAAAATGCGATTCATAATTTCATTGCAACTTTAGAAGTTTCTGACGCAGTTAGAGCAGAATTAATGCAGATAACTCCTAGCAATTACACAGGAATTTAAAGAAAACCTAGAATATTTTATCAAAAAAAGCTATCTTTATCGAGATAGCTTTTTTTATTTAACCGGAACAGTTCAGTGAATCTATTTGAGATTAAAAACTGAATAGACTCCTGAAAACAAATACCACTTTATGATTGCCTTAAATGCCGCTGCCGAATCGACACACCATTTGCAACCCCTTATCAGTGATCTGGGATTAATTTTGATGACTGCCGGAATCGCAGTTCTTATATTTAAAAAAATGAAACAGCCCTTGGTTTTGGGTTACCTGATTGCAGGTTTTTTAGCCGGAAACCATTTTGATTTTTTCCCTTCAATAACCGACATGAAAAGTGTTGAAGTTTGGGCAGAAATTGGGGTTATATTTTTATTATTCAGTTTAGGACTCGAATTCAGCTTTAAAAAATTAATGAAAGTCGGCGGGACATCTTCCGTCACCGCAATAACCCAGATTTTATTCATGACACTTATTGGATATTGTGTGGGCCAATGGATGGGCTGGGGACAAATGGATAGTATTTTTCTTGGTGCAACACTTTCGATTTCCTCAACAACTATTATTATCAGAGCTTTTGACGAATTAGGTGTAAAGGGAAAAAAGTTCGTTGGGATTGTATTTGGAGCCCTGATTGTTGAAGATATCGTAGCCATTTTAATGCTCGTATTATTATCGACCATTGCAGTGAGCGACCAGGTATCTGGAGGCGAATTATTACAATCCGTTTTAAAATTAGTTTTCTTTTTAATTATATGGTTTTTGGGCGGAATCTTTATTATTCCTACCATTTTGAAAAAAGCCAAACATCTTTTAACCGATGAAATGCTGCTTATTATTTCATTGGCATTATGTTTAATGATGGTGATTTTTGCAGCAAATGTTGGTTTCTCTCCCGCTTTAGGAGCCTTTATAATGGGTTCTATTATTGCTGAAACTACAATGGCAGAAAAAATCGAACATTTAATTCAGCCCGTAAAAGATTTATTTGGTGCTGTTTTCTTTGTATCCGTGGGAATGTTAATTAACCCGGAAACATTGGTAACTTATGCCCTTCCGGTGGCTTTAATTACACTTTTAACCATTTTCGGAAAAGCGTTCAGTTCTTCTATCGGAGCTTTAATTTCCGGACAGCCTTTAAAACAATCTGTTCAAACCGGAATGAGTTTAGCACAAATTGGAGAGTTTTCTTTTATTATTGCAACACTGGGTATGACCTTAAAAGTTACAAGCGATTTCTTGTATCCTATAATAGTTGCCGTATCTGCTATTACAACTTTTACTACACCATTTTTAATTAAATATTCCGAATCTTTTGCCCAGTTTCTGGAACAAAAAATGCCAAAAAGATGGGTTAAAAACATTAACCGTTACAGCGTAAATGCGCAGGCTATTAAATCTGTAAGCACCTGGCAGATTGTATTAAGATCATCAATTACACAAATTATACTGCACACTATAATTATTACGGCTATAATTTTATTATCGTCAAAATTTGTAGCACCATTAGTAGCCGATACACGATTTGGAAATACATTGGCCGCTTTATTGACATTGGTTGTAATTGCTCCGTTTTTATGGGCGCTTTCACTACGCCGTGTAAAAGTTGACGAAGTCGAAGCACTTTGGGAAGAACGTAAATACAGAGGCGCACTTTTAATGCTTATTTTAATTCGAATGAGCCTTGGATTATTTTTCGTTGGATTCTTATTGAATATTTTCTTCTCACCTTTAGTGGCTTTTGTAGCCTTGATTATTGCAATTGGAGCGTATCAAATTTTCCCTAAAAAACTAAACGAACAATACCACCGAATTGAAAATCACTTTTTGAAAAACCTAAACGATCGTGAAAACAAAAAGATCGACAGACGATATGCTAATTTAATGCCATGGGACGGTCACATGTCATTTTTTGATATTGGAAAAGAATCTAATTTAGCAGGCAAAACATTAGAAGAATTAAAGATTCGTGAACAATTAGGAATCAATATTGCCTACATTAAACGAGGTGAAGTAACCATTCCGATTCCTATGAAAACTGAACGTTTGTTTCCCGGAGATGAAATCTGTGTTATTGGTACTGATGCCCAAATTACTGAGTTTACCAAGTATTTAAACCACAATGAAACGGAAGCTCCGCCAAAAGTAGAGGAAACCGACATTGTACTGCGTCAGCTTGAAGTTTCTCAGGAAGAATTTATTCAAAAAAGCATCGGCCAGTTTAGAGCCAAAACAAACGGAATGGTTGTGGGAATTGAACGAAACGGAAATCGTATCTTAAATCCTGAATCTAGTTTAATTTTAGAGAAAAACGACATTCTTTGGGTTGTAGGAGACAAAAAAAGAATGACCGCTTTGTTGACGGCAAAATAAAGGTGCTGAGATGCGCTAAGGTGCTAAGGTTCTGAGACACTAAGGTTCTGAGGGACTAAGTTTTTTTTATATAAAAGCGCAAGATTTCAATTTTGAAATCTTGCGCTTTGTTTATTTTCAGAAAAAAAATACTAAAATTCTAAGAAAAAAACTTAGAACCTTAGTACCTTAGCAACTCAGAACCTCAAATTACTTATTAGGCTGCGGTGTCAATCTTAAGTAAGGTTTAATAGGCTTGTGTCCTTTTGGGAATTTTGCCGGAATATCGCTGTCAGGAATTGCAGGTGCAATTACTACATCTTCTCCATCTTTCCAATTTGCAGGAGTTGCAACGCTGTAATTTGCAGTTAATTGTAAACTGTCAATTACGCGAAGTAATTCATCAAAATTTCTTCCTGTCGAAGCTGGATAAGTCAATGTTAATTTGATTTTTTTATCTGGTCCAATAACAAAAACAGAACGTACTGTAAATTTATCGCTTGCATTGGGATGAAGCATATCGTATAAATTCGCTACTTTTTTATCTTCATCGGCAATAATTGGAAAATTCACTTCTGTATTTTGAGTTTCATTAATGTCTTTAATCCACTCTTTGTGAGAATCTAATCCGTCTACACTCAAAGCAATAACCTTAGTATTTCTTTTGGTAAATTCCGGAACATAATTCGCTACTGTTCCCAACTCAGTTGTACAAACAGGAGTAAAATCTGCAGGATGCGAAAATAAAACGCCCCAAGAATCTCCTAACCATTCATGAAAATTGATTGGTCCTTGTGTGGTTTCTGCGTGAAAATCCGGAGCTATATCGCCTAATCTTAATGTTGACATAATTTATATTTTTTAGTTCCTCTAAAATTAACTAAAAAATACATTTAGAAAACACGTAAGAATTAAAAAAAAGTTAAAATTCTATAAGCTCTATCTAATTACTATTATAAATTAAATAAAGCCAACTACAAAGTACCAGATGGCAAGGGTTACAAACGAAATAGGAATTCCAAAACCAATCATCATACTGCTTAATTTTGGTTTTAAGCCATAGGTAGAAGCGAGAATTGCACCTGTAATCATGGGTGCCATTGCAATTTCAATAATCGTAATTTTTATAGCTTCAGAATGCTGGTTGAAAATAAAAACATACAGAATAAAAATGATAAGCGGTGTTACGATCAGTCTAAAGAAAAGTCCGAGTCTTAAGAATTTCCAATGTTTGCTTTTTCGGTCAAAAGTCAGCTG includes:
- the cysC gene encoding adenylyl-sulfate kinase, which encodes MLLIQFTGLSGSGKTTLAENVRHLLIENNYKVEIIDGDVYRKTICKDLGFSKEDRCENVRRLFNVGRNFVEENTIVLMSVINPYEDIRNELRNHEFVRTVFLDCSVDNLIERDPKGLYRKALLPDGNQEKIKNFTGISDVFEIPQKADLILKTDSESVMLSTHKLYEFIVSAIS
- a CDS encoding cation:proton antiporter domain-containing protein, whose product is MIALNAAAESTHHLQPLISDLGLILMTAGIAVLIFKKMKQPLVLGYLIAGFLAGNHFDFFPSITDMKSVEVWAEIGVIFLLFSLGLEFSFKKLMKVGGTSSVTAITQILFMTLIGYCVGQWMGWGQMDSIFLGATLSISSTTIIIRAFDELGVKGKKFVGIVFGALIVEDIVAILMLVLLSTIAVSDQVSGGELLQSVLKLVFFLIIWFLGGIFIIPTILKKAKHLLTDEMLLIISLALCLMMVIFAANVGFSPALGAFIMGSIIAETTMAEKIEHLIQPVKDLFGAVFFVSVGMLINPETLVTYALPVALITLLTIFGKAFSSSIGALISGQPLKQSVQTGMSLAQIGEFSFIIATLGMTLKVTSDFLYPIIVAVSAITTFTTPFLIKYSESFAQFLEQKMPKRWVKNINRYSVNAQAIKSVSTWQIVLRSSITQIILHTIIITAIILLSSKFVAPLVADTRFGNTLAALLTLVVIAPFLWALSLRRVKVDEVEALWEERKYRGALLMLILIRMSLGLFFVGFLLNIFFSPLVAFVALIIAIGAYQIFPKKLNEQYHRIENHFLKNLNDRENKKIDRRYANLMPWDGHMSFFDIGKESNLAGKTLEELKIREQLGINIAYIKRGEVTIPIPMKTERLFPGDEICVIGTDAQITEFTKYLNHNETEAPPKVEETDIVLRQLEVSQEEFIQKSIGQFRAKTNGMVVGIERNGNRILNPESSLILEKNDILWVVGDKKRMTALLTAK
- the purB gene encoding adenylosuccinate lyase; this translates as MTTLNELNAISPIDGRYRNKTQNLAPFFSEEALIKYRVLVEIEYFIALCEIPLPQLSGVNSDLFDSLRNIYKNFSTEDALWIKETEKVTNHDVKAVEYFIKDAFEKLGLSQYKEFIHFGLTSQDINNTAIPLSTKEAFEQVYMPSLVALIAKLKELSVEWKDIPMLARTHGQPASPTRLGKEILVFVERLEEQMRLLFNIPFAAKFGGATGNFNAHHVAYPQIDWKKFGDKFVETDLGLHHSFPTTQIEHYDHFAAFFDGLKRINNIIIDLDRDIWTYVSMDYFKQKIKAGEIGSSAMPHKVNPIDFENSEGNLGIANAIFEHLAAKLPISRLQRDLTDSTVLRNVGVPVGHTIIAFEATLKGLNKLLLNESKFAEDLEKNWAVVAEAIQTILRREAYPNPYEALKGLTRTNEAIDKNAIHNFIATLEVSDAVRAELMQITPSNYTGI
- a CDS encoding SIR2 family NAD-dependent protein deacylase; its protein translation is MKKKLVVLTGAGISAESGIKTFRDSDGLWEGHDVMEVATPEGWQKNQDLVLDFYNKRRQQLKEVQPNLGHQILAELEKDFDVYIITQNVDDLHERAGSTKVLHLHGELLKVRSTRNPDLILDWQDDLFTGDFDENGHQLRPHIVWFGEMVPALEEAIPIVENADYFAVIGTSLQVYPAAGLISYTYSITPVFYIDPKPISIPNIQNKVEVIAKTATEGVAEMRTKLFELENLS
- a CDS encoding peroxiredoxin; its protein translation is MSTLRLGDIAPDFHAETTQGPINFHEWLGDSWGVLFSHPADFTPVCTTELGTVANYVPEFTKRNTKVIALSVDGLDSHKEWIKDINETQNTEVNFPIIADEDKKVANLYDMLHPNASDKFTVRSVFVIGPDKKIKLTLTYPASTGRNFDELLRVIDSLQLTANYSVATPANWKDGEDVVIAPAIPDSDIPAKFPKGHKPIKPYLRLTPQPNK
- a CDS encoding sterol desaturase family protein: MNVESLLQQLGQLHFLAQFLIFSLENISLLLIAVLIGKLIEPKNTVLSRQDQKWVISTLICNILITVLGFELYQLEIIKIDFSHNIISIILDTLLLVILMDFFMFCFHYLAHTLKWFHPIHKLHHTHVDTNVYSLFVLHPVETFGFGFIWLILISIFPFNYISLIIYLFLNLMYGIFGHIEKDLFPAFWYKSYFTKWISTTKFHSDHHKNQAHNFGFYFTFWDKIFKTMI